From a single Spirochaetota bacterium genomic region:
- a CDS encoding UPF0182 family protein — translation MCIAYLAGKRRGQDIFRIRHSSRSGQKPDAHSDPRGHAMNKRPMIIIALVIAFYFLAKYVAEFYIDYEWFRLNEGLQVFWVLFMTKFNVQGIFGAIFIALFLLNFYLIRVLGGKGRLFVDNFLDRIQVPRIGSTRRLLLLALIAAVAVIGFIMGGTASAYWKEYLMYVNGVPFDGFPADPIFGQNIGFYVFSLPFYQFLYGWLMGTLVIITLFSAVIHFINGGIAVRPAEIEVSPFCRAHLSILLAMLVILYGLSYQIAAYELLFSQVGKFYGAGYAAVNSKLLAYRVAEALSFLAAAFLLYNAIKRSFKLPVIVMLTLIPVYFILGTIYPALQQRFVVVPNELDKEKPFIQHNIDFTRLAYGINKVEEIPFENKRELSYRDVTESKDTLESVRLWDWRPLKQTYKQLQELKQYYFFNDVDVDRYVIDGKKIAVNLSARELSIEGLGGNSQTWQNKHLIYTHGYGVVMSRVDRISAEGLPMFLMKDIPPKTETGIKIERPEVYYGEHKNSYAIVNTSIKPGEFDYPSGDENKYTTYKGSGGMKLDSFFKRLVAAVAFGDINLLISGNIGDESRILFKRNIVEMAKTFVPFLELDGDPYLAISDGRLFWIIDAYTQSDQFPYSTPINVDRKYLNYIRNSVKIIVDAYEGKIACYIADGGDPIIKAYAKIFPGLFRDLKDVPEGLKAHIRYPETIFNIQSQMLLKYHMTNPNVFYNNEDAWAIPTQLYGDHEEVVHSYYLVTTLPKEKRSEFILILPFTPYKKNNMTSFLTAKCDMPDYGRLQLYQLPKDKLNYGPMQVEARINQDPEISKQLTLWSQKGSNVIRGNMLAIPIKESILFIEPLYLKAEKSEMPELKKVIVAFADKIVMESDLPSALEKLFFGGGFTADADRGAVGMGLKALAERASFHFSKAEEYMRAGNWKGYGEELDNLKNVLNQMKGQAN, via the coding sequence ATGTGCATAGCGTATCTCGCAGGAAAGAGACGCGGACAGGATATTTTCCGAATCCGCCATTCGTCGCGATCCGGACAGAAACCCGATGCCCATTCCGACCCGAGAGGCCACGCAATGAACAAAAGACCCATGATTATCATCGCGCTCGTGATCGCATTCTACTTTCTCGCGAAGTACGTCGCGGAATTCTACATCGATTACGAGTGGTTCCGGCTGAACGAGGGGCTCCAGGTGTTCTGGGTCCTGTTCATGACCAAGTTCAACGTGCAGGGGATCTTTGGCGCCATATTCATCGCCCTGTTCTTGCTAAATTTCTATCTCATACGGGTCCTGGGCGGTAAGGGGAGGCTCTTTGTCGATAACTTTCTCGACAGGATACAGGTTCCCCGGATCGGTTCGACCCGGCGGCTCCTCCTGCTCGCGCTTATCGCCGCGGTCGCGGTGATCGGGTTCATCATGGGCGGAACCGCATCGGCGTACTGGAAGGAGTATCTCATGTACGTGAACGGCGTGCCCTTCGACGGGTTCCCGGCCGATCCCATCTTCGGGCAGAACATCGGGTTCTACGTGTTCTCGCTCCCCTTCTACCAGTTTCTCTACGGCTGGCTCATGGGCACCCTGGTCATCATCACCCTGTTCTCCGCGGTCATTCATTTCATCAACGGGGGGATCGCCGTCCGGCCTGCGGAGATAGAGGTCTCCCCCTTCTGCCGGGCGCACCTGTCGATACTCCTGGCGATGCTCGTGATACTATACGGCCTGAGCTACCAGATTGCCGCGTACGAGTTGCTCTTCTCCCAGGTGGGCAAGTTCTACGGGGCGGGATACGCGGCGGTGAACTCCAAGCTCCTGGCGTACCGGGTCGCGGAGGCGCTCTCGTTTCTCGCCGCAGCCTTCCTCCTGTATAACGCGATCAAGAGGAGCTTCAAGCTCCCGGTGATCGTGATGCTCACGCTCATCCCGGTGTACTTCATCCTGGGAACGATTTATCCCGCGCTCCAGCAGCGGTTCGTCGTGGTGCCCAACGAGCTTGACAAGGAAAAGCCGTTCATCCAGCACAACATCGACTTCACGCGGCTCGCGTATGGAATCAACAAGGTCGAAGAAATTCCGTTCGAGAACAAGCGCGAGCTGAGCTACCGGGACGTCACGGAAAGCAAGGATACGCTCGAGAGCGTGCGGCTCTGGGACTGGAGGCCGCTCAAGCAGACCTACAAGCAGCTCCAGGAGCTCAAGCAGTACTACTTCTTCAACGACGTGGACGTCGACCGCTACGTGATCGACGGGAAGAAGATCGCGGTGAACCTCTCGGCCAGGGAGCTTTCGATCGAGGGCCTGGGGGGAAACAGCCAGACATGGCAGAACAAGCACCTCATCTACACGCACGGCTACGGCGTTGTCATGAGCAGGGTGGACCGGATATCCGCGGAGGGGCTTCCCATGTTTCTCATGAAGGACATACCCCCGAAGACCGAGACGGGCATCAAGATCGAAAGGCCGGAGGTGTATTACGGCGAGCACAAAAATTCGTACGCGATCGTAAACACTTCCATAAAGCCCGGCGAGTTCGATTATCCCTCGGGCGACGAGAACAAGTACACCACCTACAAGGGCTCCGGCGGAATGAAGCTGGATTCGTTCTTCAAGAGGCTCGTCGCGGCGGTCGCGTTCGGCGACATCAACCTGCTCATATCCGGGAATATCGGCGACGAGAGCCGTATCCTTTTCAAGCGCAACATCGTGGAGATGGCGAAGACCTTCGTCCCGTTCCTGGAGCTGGACGGCGATCCCTACCTCGCGATATCCGACGGGAGGCTCTTCTGGATCATCGACGCGTACACCCAGTCCGACCAGTTCCCGTACTCGACGCCCATCAACGTCGACAGGAAATATCTGAACTACATCCGCAACTCGGTGAAGATCATCGTGGACGCCTACGAGGGAAAAATCGCCTGCTATATCGCGGACGGCGGCGATCCCATCATCAAGGCGTACGCGAAAATATTCCCGGGCCTCTTCCGGGACCTTAAAGACGTGCCCGAGGGGCTCAAGGCGCACATCCGCTACCCGGAAACGATCTTCAACATCCAGAGCCAGATGCTCCTGAAATATCACATGACCAATCCCAACGTCTTCTACAACAACGAGGACGCGTGGGCGATACCCACGCAGCTCTACGGCGATCACGAGGAGGTCGTGCACAGCTACTACCTCGTCACGACGCTGCCCAAGGAAAAAAGGAGCGAGTTCATCCTCATACTTCCGTTTACGCCGTACAAAAAAAACAACATGACCTCGTTCCTGACCGCGAAGTGCGACATGCCCGATTACGGCAGGCTCCAGCTCTACCAGCTTCCCAAGGACAAGCTCAACTACGGCCCCATGCAGGTCGAGGCGCGCATAAACCAGGACCCGGAAATTTCGAAGCAGCTCACGCTGTGGAGCCAGAAGGGATCGAACGTGATACGCGGAAACATGCTCGCGATCCCCATCAAGGAATCCATCCTGTTCATAGAGCCGCTCTACCTGAAGGCCGAGAAGAGCGAGATGCCCGAGCTTAAAAAAGTCATCGTGGCGTTCGCCGATAAAATCGTCATGGAGAGCGATCTCCCCTCCGCCCTCGAGAAGCTCTTTTTCGGCGGGGGATTCACGGCGGACGCGGACCGGGGCGCGGTTGGCATGGGCCTCAAGGCGCTCGCCGAGCGGGCGTCGTTCCATTTCTCCAAGGCCGAGGAATACATGCGCGCCGGGAACTGGAAGGGATACGGCGAGGAGCTCGATAATCTCAAGAACGTTCTGAACCAGATGAAAGGCCAGGCGAACTAA
- a CDS encoding MATE family efflux transporter, which translates to MRDLSEGHVFKLLVAFSVPMILANLFQSLYSIIDGIFVGQILGHEALAAVSISTPLIFFLMALVIGLGIAAIVLVGQAYGAKNHELLSSILVNSFVLNVAISLAITACIFLWGREILGLINTPEGLMDNAVIFLTWFSSGLVFLAINGWLMGVLRGLGDSRTPLYLTVLTVVLNILFIPFLIQGAGPIPALGVKGSALATVCANVIATFAGYYYLVRKNRFLNVSAWKWRIDTAIMKRIVSIGLPTSLQMLIISFSGIVLMGLVNLFGDEVIAAYGIGLRVDNFSILPAMSIGMAVSTMVAQSIGAGKHERVREITRSAIRFTLVISATVIVLCTFFPRQIAHLFIKDEGVVLHSVLYLRIICWAYLDLSLFFILQSTVRGAGSVMVPLLFSAISMSVRIGLAYALGLFTSLHEIGIWIAIFASTLVALCQIFIYYKKGAWHTKRIIELRTAHQE; encoded by the coding sequence ATGAGAGATCTTTCCGAGGGACACGTATTCAAGCTGCTGGTCGCATTCTCGGTCCCCATGATCCTGGCAAACCTGTTCCAGTCGCTCTACAGCATCATCGACGGTATTTTCGTGGGGCAGATACTCGGGCACGAGGCACTCGCGGCGGTGTCGATCAGCACGCCGCTCATCTTCTTCCTCATGGCGCTCGTTATTGGGCTCGGTATCGCCGCGATCGTGCTCGTGGGGCAGGCCTACGGCGCGAAAAACCACGAGCTCCTGTCGAGCATCCTCGTCAATTCCTTCGTACTGAACGTGGCAATCTCGCTCGCGATTACCGCGTGCATCTTCCTGTGGGGCCGGGAGATCCTGGGGCTCATCAACACCCCCGAAGGCCTCATGGACAACGCCGTAATCTTTCTCACCTGGTTCTCGTCGGGCCTGGTATTTCTCGCGATCAACGGCTGGCTCATGGGGGTCCTGCGCGGCCTGGGCGATTCGCGGACACCGCTCTACCTCACGGTGCTCACGGTCGTGCTCAATATCCTTTTTATTCCCTTCCTGATTCAGGGCGCGGGTCCCATCCCCGCCCTGGGCGTCAAGGGCTCGGCGCTCGCGACGGTGTGCGCGAACGTGATCGCCACGTTCGCGGGATACTACTACCTCGTGCGGAAGAACCGTTTCCTCAACGTGAGCGCGTGGAAGTGGCGGATCGATACCGCGATCATGAAACGGATCGTGTCGATAGGGCTGCCCACGTCGCTGCAGATGCTCATCATTTCTTTCAGCGGGATCGTGCTCATGGGGCTCGTCAACCTTTTCGGCGACGAGGTCATCGCGGCGTACGGGATAGGGCTTCGCGTCGACAATTTCTCCATCCTTCCCGCGATGTCCATAGGAATGGCGGTATCGACCATGGTCGCGCAGAGCATAGGCGCGGGAAAGCACGAGCGCGTGCGCGAGATCACGCGTTCGGCGATCCGGTTCACGCTCGTGATCTCGGCTACCGTCATCGTCTTGTGCACGTTTTTCCCGCGACAGATCGCGCACCTGTTCATCAAGGACGAGGGGGTCGTGCTGCATTCAGTGCTCTACCTGCGCATCATCTGCTGGGCGTACCTGGACCTTTCGCTGTTCTTCATTTTACAGTCCACGGTGCGGGGGGCCGGCTCGGTGATGGTGCCGCTTCTCTTCTCCGCGATATCCATGTCGGTGCGCATAGGGCTCGCCTACGCCCTGGGGCTTTTTACGTCCCTGCACGAGATCGGCATCTGGATCGCGATCTTCGCGTCCACCCTGGTCGCGCTCTGCCAGATTTTCATCTACTACAAGAAGGGCGCCTGGCACACGAAAAGGATTATCGAATTAAGAACTGCGCATCAAGAATAG
- a CDS encoding AraC family transcriptional regulator, producing MTGFQVTLSVVIVAGVVLTAFIALEHITGRRKERHSWFRFARGLIVSILIAQMAAVGLGLYRAHPRVLFLFLTLLYLISPLEYIRNYMFLHPGRAIPAYLRLPLLPAVPLFFLELWIYTKPLDAQRALAGAFFGDPLNHPMIWVFLGCLLVTVLYMVMLLWMQIAALRENAAGAPLRFSIALTVITLVSVALSCVYIVDRDGDFMLMGAAGISLTVILYFLFKNRFPDFFQLLAAGMKSNRYRKALAKGLDHRAIHERLLDLMRDERLYTDMDLRLNDVAARLLIRPHQLSQILNEQGKTDFRNYVNRFRIDEAKRLLADTPDRSVISICFEVGFNSKTSFNITFRKMTGLSPRAYREKAAR from the coding sequence ATGACTGGTTTCCAGGTCACGCTGTCGGTGGTGATCGTCGCGGGCGTCGTGCTCACCGCCTTCATCGCACTCGAGCACATCACCGGACGGCGAAAAGAGCGGCACAGTTGGTTCAGGTTCGCCCGCGGCCTCATCGTGAGTATCCTGATCGCGCAGATGGCGGCGGTGGGGCTCGGCCTGTACCGCGCGCATCCCCGGGTCCTGTTCCTGTTCCTGACGCTCCTGTATCTCATAAGCCCGCTTGAGTACATTCGCAATTACATGTTCCTCCACCCGGGAAGGGCGATCCCCGCGTATCTCAGGCTTCCGCTCCTTCCGGCGGTGCCCCTGTTCTTCCTCGAACTCTGGATTTACACGAAGCCCCTGGACGCGCAGCGCGCGCTCGCAGGCGCGTTTTTCGGGGATCCCCTGAACCACCCGATGATCTGGGTGTTCCTGGGCTGCCTGCTCGTGACGGTCCTGTACATGGTCATGCTGCTCTGGATGCAAATCGCCGCGCTCAGGGAAAACGCTGCCGGGGCCCCGCTGCGTTTCTCGATCGCACTCACCGTCATCACGCTCGTCTCCGTCGCGCTCTCGTGCGTCTATATCGTGGACCGGGACGGGGATTTCATGCTCATGGGCGCGGCGGGAATCTCGCTCACGGTGATCCTGTACTTCCTCTTCAAGAACCGCTTCCCGGATTTCTTCCAGCTGCTCGCCGCCGGGATGAAATCGAACCGCTACCGGAAGGCGCTCGCGAAGGGGCTGGACCACCGGGCGATCCACGAGCGCCTCCTCGATCTGATGCGCGACGAGCGGCTCTATACCGATATGGACCTTAGACTGAACGACGTGGCCGCGCGCCTGCTCATACGGCCGCACCAGCTGTCGCAGATACTGAACGAACAGGGCAAGACCGATTTCAGGAATTACGTGAACAGGTTCCGCATCGACGAGGCGAAGCGCCTGCTCGCCGATACGCCCGATCGCAGCGTCATCTCGATATGCTTCGAAGTCGGGTTCAACTCGAAGACGTCCTTCAACATCACCTTCAGGAAGATGACGGGGCTTTCGCCCCGCGCGTACCGCGAGAAGGCCGCGCGATGA
- a CDS encoding NAD-dependent epimerase/dehydratase family protein, producing MQIKHPAGFSRRAPLMFPCPRYRAPAGDIFAFSRIDRVISLRGGEHAPRHRSDTRGTPEARMKMLVTGATGFIGSHLVKELLLRKHSVRALALPGEDAAWLEKAGVEVRRGDLLKPESLCGLCDGIDTVFHLAARVTDWGTRKQFYDAILGATKNLIEEAAGRAKRFVYVSSVAALGCNRHLRGVKETDAPRKSGIPYNDAKLDAEALVMKYNAAGKIACTVVRPANVTGPGSVWVRDVLDKLKGFLPLVDGGAYSSSLVYIDNLVDGIILAGTKDIARGKYYHFRDDWTVSWKQYMTDLGALIGRKPAGSIPFGAAIALAWICDRVCTPLHVRPPLTRFSVYITGRDYDVDTTLTRNELGWRTRVPWEEAKQNIARWVREEYSRRYS from the coding sequence ATGCAAATAAAGCACCCGGCCGGTTTCAGCCGCCGCGCGCCGCTCATGTTCCCCTGCCCACGTTACCGCGCGCCCGCCGGAGATATATTCGCTTTCTCTCGCATCGACCGAGTGATTTCTTTACGCGGCGGGGAACACGCACCCCGCCACAGGTCCGATACACGTGGTACTCCGGAGGCGCGTATGAAGATGCTCGTTACGGGAGCGACGGGATTCATTGGCTCGCACCTGGTGAAGGAATTGCTGCTCAGGAAGCATTCCGTCAGGGCGCTTGCCCTGCCCGGCGAGGACGCCGCATGGCTGGAGAAGGCGGGCGTAGAGGTGCGCCGCGGCGATCTCCTGAAACCGGAAAGCCTGTGCGGGCTCTGCGACGGGATCGATACCGTGTTCCATCTTGCGGCGCGCGTCACCGACTGGGGCACCAGGAAGCAGTTCTACGACGCCATCCTGGGCGCGACGAAAAATCTCATCGAAGAGGCCGCGGGAAGGGCGAAGCGGTTCGTCTACGTGAGCTCGGTCGCGGCGCTGGGATGCAACCGCCATCTGCGGGGCGTGAAGGAAACGGACGCCCCCCGGAAATCGGGCATACCCTACAACGACGCGAAGCTGGACGCGGAAGCACTGGTGATGAAGTACAATGCCGCGGGTAAAATCGCGTGCACCGTGGTGCGGCCCGCCAACGTCACGGGGCCCGGGAGCGTGTGGGTGCGCGACGTGCTCGACAAGCTCAAGGGCTTCCTGCCGCTCGTGGACGGGGGGGCGTACAGCAGCAGCCTCGTGTATATCGACAACCTCGTGGACGGCATCATCCTCGCCGGCACGAAGGACATCGCGCGGGGAAAATACTACCATTTCCGCGACGACTGGACGGTGAGCTGGAAACAGTACATGACCGACCTGGGCGCGCTGATCGGCAGGAAGCCCGCAGGGAGCATTCCCTTCGGGGCGGCGATCGCGCTCGCGTGGATTTGCGACAGGGTCTGCACGCCGCTGCACGTACGCCCGCCGCTCACGCGCTTTTCTGTGTATATCACCGGCAGGGACTATGACGTCGATACTACGCTCACGAGGAATGAGCTCGGCTGGCGCACGAGGGTTCCCTGGGAGGAAGCGAAACAGAACATAGCCCGCTGGGTGCGGGAGGAATATTCAAGGAGGTATTCATGA
- a CDS encoding alcohol dehydrogenase, with protein MKALVFDLSIPKLAALKLLPLAGKRMYYRGPLSMLRLADIPEPGLPSADWVKIRTKLCGFCGSDLNLILIKDSLMASPFTSFPCVLGHELCGEVVEAGKNVKGIRAGDLVTVAPMLGCAVRGITPECPACKKGRPGNCENFAHGAMAPGMFMGLCRDAGGGFAEYLVAHKSQLFRVPDGVSPVSAALTEPLAVALQAVLDNRPRDGEKALVIGGGVIGAMIVKAIRGLGVRCEIAVVEPSPFAADYAMKSGADHHGAGPIHDVAVKVAGARSYSPMMGQAILQGGFERVYDTVGHSATLQASLIAAAACGTVSLVGIGKHVGFDPTPLWLKLQTIKGVFAYGYHDDGRRTRHVFEMALDMMQKRKVRVDDMLTHTFPIHEYKSMIDVNLNKGKHRAIKTALRF; from the coding sequence ATGAAAGCGCTCGTATTCGATCTCTCGATTCCGAAACTCGCCGCGCTCAAGCTCCTGCCCCTGGCGGGGAAGCGCATGTACTATCGCGGCCCCCTGTCGATGCTCAGGCTCGCGGACATCCCCGAGCCGGGGCTTCCGTCGGCGGACTGGGTGAAGATCAGGACGAAGCTCTGCGGGTTCTGCGGGAGCGATCTCAACCTGATTCTCATCAAGGACTCGCTCATGGCCTCGCCCTTCACCTCGTTCCCGTGCGTCCTGGGACACGAGCTCTGCGGCGAGGTGGTCGAGGCGGGGAAGAACGTGAAGGGGATCCGCGCGGGCGACCTCGTCACCGTCGCGCCCATGCTGGGATGCGCCGTGCGCGGAATCACGCCGGAGTGCCCGGCCTGCAAAAAGGGCCGGCCCGGCAATTGCGAGAATTTCGCGCACGGCGCCATGGCCCCGGGGATGTTCATGGGCCTGTGCAGGGACGCGGGCGGCGGCTTCGCCGAGTACCTGGTCGCGCACAAGAGCCAGCTCTTCCGCGTTCCCGATGGCGTGAGCCCCGTATCGGCGGCCCTCACGGAACCGCTCGCCGTGGCGCTGCAGGCGGTGCTCGACAACCGGCCGCGCGACGGGGAGAAAGCCCTCGTTATCGGGGGCGGGGTGATCGGCGCGATGATCGTCAAGGCGATTCGCGGCCTGGGCGTCCGCTGCGAGATCGCCGTGGTCGAGCCGTCCCCCTTCGCCGCGGATTACGCCATGAAGTCCGGCGCCGATCATCACGGCGCCGGGCCCATCCACGACGTCGCCGTAAAGGTCGCGGGGGCGCGCTCCTACAGCCCCATGATGGGACAGGCGATTCTCCAGGGGGGCTTCGAGCGCGTCTACGATACGGTCGGGCATTCCGCGACGCTGCAGGCATCGCTTATCGCCGCGGCGGCGTGCGGGACGGTGAGCCTTGTCGGCATAGGCAAGCACGTCGGCTTCGATCCCACCCCGCTCTGGCTCAAGCTCCAGACCATCAAGGGGGTGTTCGCGTACGGCTACCATGACGACGGGCGCCGCACGCGGCACGTCTTCGAGATGGCGCTCGACATGATGCAGAAGCGGAAGGTGCGGGTGGACGACATGCTCACGCACACCTTCCCCATCCACGAATACAAATCCATGATCGATGTGAATCTGAACAAGGGGAAGCACAGGGCGATCAAGACGGCGCTCAGGTTTTAA
- a CDS encoding DUF2283 domain-containing protein, which translates to MEKELTFYYDKASDILYINLTDPNPAQETEELGDDVIARLNPVTGEVENLEILFFSTRMLRDDILRLPISGNFHLMESHLSDG; encoded by the coding sequence ACGATAAGGCATCGGATATTTTATACATAAATTTGACCGACCCTAACCCGGCGCAAGAGACCGAAGAGCTGGGTGATGATGTGATCGCGCGCTTGAATCCAGTGACGGGAGAGGTGGAGAACCTTGAAATACTGTTTTTTTCGACAAGGATGCTCCGTGACGACATCCTGAGACTTCCCATTTCAGGGAATTTCCATTTAATGGAATCTCATTTATCCGACGGGTGA
- a CDS encoding thiamine pyrophosphate-binding protein — protein sequence MAQINGGHLVAKYIKEVEGIETVFGLSGGHIESILDGFTEYKIRAVDVRHEQAAAMMAHAWSVYAGQTGVCLVTAGPGFTNALTGIANAFLDNAPLVVLCGKHPLKEDLRGALQEMNQIDMVKPVTKWAATCYETKRIPEYLAMAFRYATMGRPGPVFLELPPDILNVSIPEEEAPMPKSPARRYAVRPDDATLMEAAALIDGAKQPLFLGGSGVGFSRCAESLGKFVEKTGIPFLLMNYGRGELPDTHPQSIWDTGNIGMMVTLSQADVIVIAGLRLNWLLQSGAAIPAGAKIVRIDVDPHEIDRNRRADVGLVGDVCSVLSALLPHVKKNDHGAWLKTLRAASAAFIDSELKARETPSDPIHPIRLAAQIHKAVGDDAYYVTDGGDTVYFGLVHFMSKLKAGVVGTASGLLGCLGTGIPFAMAAKVAHPDKNVILLNGDGSFGFNAMEFDTMLRHNIPVVCVINNDCAWGMVKHGQELSIGKDRLQCTELEFRRYDKMVEGLGGHGELVTKDEEIIPAVKRALASGKPACVNVMTDPTAMSPASVLFYQALKME from the coding sequence ATGGCGCAGATAAACGGCGGTCACCTGGTCGCGAAATACATTAAAGAGGTCGAGGGGATCGAAACGGTGTTCGGCCTCTCGGGCGGGCACATCGAATCGATACTGGACGGTTTCACCGAGTACAAAATCCGCGCGGTGGACGTGCGGCACGAGCAGGCGGCGGCGATGATGGCGCACGCCTGGTCGGTCTACGCGGGACAGACGGGGGTGTGCCTGGTGACGGCGGGGCCGGGCTTCACCAATGCGCTCACCGGCATCGCGAACGCGTTCCTGGACAACGCGCCGCTCGTGGTGTTATGCGGCAAGCATCCCCTCAAGGAAGACCTCCGCGGCGCGCTGCAGGAGATGAACCAGATCGACATGGTCAAGCCCGTCACGAAGTGGGCCGCGACCTGCTACGAGACGAAGCGCATACCCGAATACCTCGCGATGGCCTTCCGCTACGCCACGATGGGAAGGCCCGGGCCGGTGTTCCTCGAGCTTCCCCCCGACATACTCAACGTGAGCATCCCGGAGGAGGAGGCGCCCATGCCCAAGTCCCCCGCCCGGAGGTACGCGGTCCGCCCCGACGACGCTACGCTCATGGAGGCGGCGGCGCTTATCGACGGGGCGAAGCAGCCCCTGTTTCTGGGCGGGAGCGGGGTGGGGTTCAGCCGTTGCGCGGAATCGCTCGGGAAATTCGTCGAGAAGACGGGCATTCCCTTCCTGCTTATGAATTACGGGAGGGGCGAGCTTCCCGACACGCATCCGCAGTCCATCTGGGACACGGGCAATATCGGCATGATGGTGACGCTCTCGCAGGCCGACGTGATCGTCATCGCGGGCCTGAGACTCAACTGGCTCCTGCAGTCGGGGGCGGCCATCCCCGCCGGGGCGAAGATCGTGAGGATCGACGTGGACCCGCACGAGATCGACCGCAACCGCCGGGCCGACGTGGGACTTGTGGGCGACGTGTGCTCGGTGCTGAGCGCGCTTCTTCCGCACGTGAAGAAGAACGATCACGGGGCGTGGCTTAAGACCCTGCGCGCGGCATCGGCCGCGTTCATCGACTCCGAGCTCAAGGCGCGGGAAACGCCGTCGGATCCCATTCACCCGATACGCCTGGCGGCGCAGATACACAAGGCCGTGGGCGACGACGCATACTACGTGACCGACGGCGGCGACACCGTGTACTTCGGGCTCGTGCATTTCATGTCGAAGTTGAAGGCGGGCGTGGTGGGTACCGCCTCGGGCCTCCTGGGCTGCCTGGGCACGGGCATCCCCTTCGCGATGGCCGCGAAGGTGGCGCACCCCGACAAGAACGTGATACTCCTGAACGGGGACGGCTCGTTCGGATTCAACGCGATGGAGTTCGACACCATGCTCCGGCACAATATCCCGGTCGTGTGCGTCATCAACAACGACTGCGCCTGGGGCATGGTCAAGCACGGGCAGGAGCTTTCCATTGGCAAGGACCGGCTCCAGTGCACGGAGCTTGAATTCAGGCGCTACGACAAGATGGTGGAGGGACTGGGCGGGCACGGGGAGCTTGTCACGAAGGACGAGGAGATCATCCCGGCCGTGAAGAGGGCGCTCGCGTCCGGGAAACCGGCGTGCGTCAACGTGATGACCGATCCGACCGCGATGAGCCCGGCGTCGGTGCTGTTTTACCAGGCGCTCAAGATGGAGTGA